Within Odontesthes bonariensis isolate fOdoBon6 chromosome 16, fOdoBon6.hap1, whole genome shotgun sequence, the genomic segment GAAATCAAACCTGCACCCGGCCGGGTCCAGGACACAGTGAGCAGAGGAAACACTTAGGATGGGTGGTTAGTGACCCGATTACCTGCCAGGGCAGAGCTCACGCTGGTGGAGCCGTTCAGCTGGACAGAGATGGAAGGAACACTGGAGGCCAGGAAACACAAGACAGTGACATTCAATCAGTAAAAAGAACAGCAACAATGAAACGGACAGGAAGAGCAAAACAAAGACTAGGAACTATTTTGGTTTTTCAAAACGCACGTCATAGATTCAGCATCTTTTAAAGAGAGCTTGAAGCTTTGGTTTCCATTTACTACAACGGCTGAAAAGCAGCACAGTAATGACACCAGCAAATTGACTGATTATTCATGCCTGAGCCCgattaacaacaacaacgaaGAGATAAAAGGATTAACAGTTGATATGCAGATGGTTGACAGCCGACAAACCAATATCCTGTGCAAAACAACCATCAGGGAAAATAAATGGGCAGCTTTCATTTCTGAAGTGGGATGGGGCAGTAAACAAACTCCACCTTTTACGTTGCGCCGTTTTCGTCATTATTTGCCGAGTCTGTTAAATGGCAGACGTGATTACGATGGCAAAGAGTATAAAGAGCTTTTTTTGGGTTCggtccaaacaaaaaaaaaaaaaaaaaaaaaagtaggtagGTAGAATGTTTAAATCATGTAAAAGTAATTTATGAGCCAGAGtctgtgctgttttgttttttgtgattgTTTAAAATTGATAACttatcacaaaaaaaacaaaacacattcatAAAGTCGAAACACAATTGTGTCACCAATGCTGTGAGGTCCTCTAAACGTTAGCAAAGCCAGTCGAAACACACCAAAAACGACACGTCTTGTATTTTTAAAGCACCGTTACAGCTGCAAAAGCAACAAacattaaaggcctacagaaagctgacactacacccaatacataatgataatacatacacagaggaacaataatgatcattggactctacaccaaaacatttcataaacgcatgaaatttgcgattttgaatttgccgctaggaaaccttcctggaattgcagactgggggcggggcttccgtgcgacgtcacaagtgcactgtttttcctggctgccgtgttgccaatttagcgactttgtcagaAGACAAGAAGCACAGCAGGAtggcggcaacccggcataccgtcatttcctgtcaaaacggcagtttcaagctagctacaacgagggtaggttcacttcctgttttccctatgataaaaggcaacgggtattttattttgtgaaaataacaggaagtgcgttagctcactgcggctagctttagcagcgccgaattcgtcggaacaaaatggtaaacagccggtattttgtcaggttttcaacacgttggggatctaaatgactactttctcacctgaaaagtttcaaatgttgcggggacagaggaagcagagagacctgcggtcggaacttgtgtctgtgtgcctccctgtccgcctgcctcctctctggtgaaatcagccggagccatcccgccgtgttcagctccctgcggtgcggacactcagggggaatccacctggcggagagcggacacaccgcgggatggttgtcctgaaatcagccggcagagcgatcatcaagagccccgacgtggacatgatcgctctgccggctgatttccactctccacctggcggagagcgaacACACTCTTGTCAAAATGTTTCTATGTgcgactctgtgtgtgtgcgtgtgagtgtgtgcatagTGTTAATAGAGCTGATGAGGCAGACGTAACTGACAGCGGAGAGTGTgttcgctctccgccaggtggattcctgtccgaccgcgggtctctctgcttcctctgtccccggtggtgtgagctgctggtgctgagggcaacacacgcacttcgtacatctactcgcaataaaaactgcactgaacccaacgttttatatttccaagcgacgtcccgcggcacacatcgaaatttgccgtgaagaagctgtccaggtctggcaaactgctggcttcgctactagaactactggtaTCAGACATGTTTATTGTTTAGTGCAcacgtgacgtcacgcacctgttgTCGGTTTGCCAAAATTCGAATCAaaagtggtgatagtttattgggtctaatcaggactatccagggacctaaaattattttaaaatcataaaacaattccatggtatataaggaatcgatctgccatttcagttttgtgcaaaaaaaaaaaatcacctttctgtaggcctttaagagTATGCAACAACTGCAAACATTTAGACAATTGGTGTGTAATAAAGATGGACGGGTTTTATATGACACAGCTATTACTATCCAGTGGCCAGGAGAGGACGGAAAATTAGACCCCAGTAAAAACTGTAGGTGGAACTTCATATTCGGTAAAAACGCTCAAGTTAGTCGTTTGTCTTTGGAAGAGGTTTTCTCAGCCATTAAAAGGAAATATATATTGTGCACTTTTTCACAAGCTGACACAATTCCCTCCagtcttaatgaaatgtctgtTGTGGAAGTAACGCCTGCTGACCGGTTAATAACACCACAGAGAAGAGCGACTAACATTCATGGCCGTTTCCTTTATGGGCGATATTTCAcccatgtttgtttttgaaaaaaaaaaaacttttaggtGCATTCAACGACGAATGGAAGATCTGATTTTCTAACGGGCTATATAACTTTGTAAATTGACatttaaagaaacatttttaaaaaaaacaaacaaaaccaggcATCGTCGGCCCTTATTTGAAAGCAGCTACGGACGgttgtgttttttcctcagttgaCTTGGAGTTTTGCAGTGACTAAAGACACCCAAATATATGCTCTTAAGCAcaggaaaaaaagttattttttccaTAATGTTTCCACTGCAAGAACAAGAGGAAGCGAGAGGTCAGATGACGCAGACGAGAGTCACAGGAACTGAGCCAGAGCAAACATACGACTGCAGCAGTGGAGCCACAGAAACATTCCTGTTTAACTGGATGGCTCAACCAAAAGACAGACAGGAAAGACAAAGAGGATGGGATGAAGGACCCCATGCTCTCCTTTTCCTTGCAGCTAGCGCGAGTCCTCATTGCTGTAGTTTATTGTAATTTATCAGtataaaaccaaaagaaaatccATCACACGTGTAAGACTAGGGCTGCTcgattatggaaaaaaaaaatcataatcacaattattttgGTCAATATTGAAATCTCGATTATGTAACACGATTATTTCACATGACTTTGGGAACTTTGGATTTATTGAAAAGACACCTTTCAacaattcttaaaaaaaaaaaaaaagttgcgcTGTAGAGTGTGTCTGTTATGGATGTCTGGGTTGAGGGGGTTGTGGAtggctttttctgtttctttattaaattgTCATGGGTCACTCGTTGTTTAGCTTTCAAGTGGTTGAACAAATTTGTAGTGTTCCCTTGCGTTGCAGCCACTACCATATAGCATGTTTCTGCTCGTCGTCAGATTCCTCGAAGCCAAACTGTTCCCAGACAACGGAGttggttttcccttttttgcTCACGAAACGCTGCTGTGCCTGGCCTCCTTGTGCCATCTTTACTAGCGCTGAGTTTTTATTCCGGCGGATGATGCACGACCTGCCTTCCTCTGGCTGAGAGAGTTTGAGGCTTCGGGAGGGGCGGATGTGCGCATGCGCGTGTCATTCAGAACGCAAGATACAAGTTCTTGCAAAACAgaacttaaaggcggggtaggggatctttttctggaacatttttttacatattgcttgaaatactcttcacacccccattgcaaccaattacttaaaagttttgacacaaatatgaaaagttttagtggcctctagaacgtacaatctaggaaaatcagtatccaatcattgtgtacggaccgttcacaatgattggatactgatgccgtctatcaaactgtaatctgctcctccctccccctccttccccctgtgcgcgtaccctgctccgtgaacgaattacgcgtccagaagcttggcaggaagctaaactagagccagcttggctagcaaatagcattattaaacatatagttatcatatactaaatactaaatacggcaacgatcgatgcttgctgtcagagcagcgctcgtgcgcgttcatgtactctagaggcgtgccttcggggggaaagtgaagaaaagggttgggactttttacctgtgtattttcaaaatgcagcttcgctggactcaaaatccaggatctcctaccctacctttaatattaatttaaaaataatcgtTTTTTCGCGATTGTATTATTTTGGTGATCGTTGGGAGCCCAAATCGAAATCAAAAttgaaattcaattaattgCACAGCCCTATGTAAGACACCAACCTTAATCCATTGGCACTTGTAGAACTGGTCAGATGCGGTGCAGGTATATGACTAGCGGACACTGGTGGAGGCCAGGGGCTGCCCCAGGTCATTCCCCCGACAGAGAGGGGTCTCCTGGGGTACGGCGAGTAGACAGAAGTCGGGTGAGCGGCCGCAGCCCTTCCCGTCCCTTGGAGGCTCGGCCGGTTCAGACTCCCTGAAGAAAAGGAATGTCGTGAACGGCTGGGCATGGGTCCTGTGCTGCTGTGGCTCAAACACTGCTGACAGGAGCAGGCAAGGCCCGAGGGAATGGCCGGAGGACCCGAGGAGGCCAGCGGGTAAGGGAGATTACACTGCCGCCGCACCTGGCGCCTGAAGCCCGTGGATTTATTAACCTGGGCCAGCGATGTGAGATCCACGATGTAATTGTATCCGTGTGGGCCCAAGTCTGCTGTGCCTTGGCGGGCCTGATAGCTGTGCTCCAAAAGGATGGAGGTTCGAGTCTCGTAAGGAGTCCAACCTCCTTCATCATTGGCCCATTCCCAGTAAACGCCACTGCCGAGGCCTGAAGACTGGGCGAACAGAGATCGACGCACGGACCTCGTCTTACCTGAAAATAAAGAATATGGACTCAGTGAAAATACGAATTCAAAGATGTATTGAGAGTTATTAAAAGAATACGCCTTGTAAATCTCAAAGAAAGGCTACATTGCCGAAATGTACCATGTCCTAGCATTTATGTGCAGAGTTTAACATTGAAAGAATATTCTTCTCAGGGCTCAGTCATTTAACGCATTTACAGCATCATAAGGAAGAGCTGTTGTTTTTCATTCAAACTACTTGGCAGGTAAATAATAAAAGGTTAAATAATCAGCTTGAAGCAATTATTTAATAACACCAAACGAAGAGAAGAGTTTTAAACAAGATTAAGAGGCAGCTATGACACACTGACCAGTGCTGAGACCCAAAAGATTAACCTAACTATCTAACCATCTTTACTTGTAGCCCGTGCAAGcagaggcgcaccttgtcaacaggtaaagcaggcaactgcttggagccccgagccactagggggcccctGAGAGCTGAGatgcattcaatcaaagattgtctagttactttataaactgtctcaaacagtggcgaacgttcgtggtgaacatgttttctttgaacagttaaatttaaatgatttagtcaaagattgtctagttaacatgccattctataattctataattgcattgttgacttcgtcaaactcacgtcaagttccactgtaggctatgttcgcggagaactagcccctcagagtgtttgcgattattggcaacgttcgccggaaattcaaggctagtggaaaataaaaaccatacttatgaaatcgatatcatgaacagctttacttgtcacaaagaatctttaaatgaacacaattattattggatggccagctacacccggtagctaaatagcaacaggcgaatatcaagtgccaacgtagacaacgtagtctttttttagttatttatttattctttacatgtatattttaaaaataacaatgtttttcatgtttggaataaaaagaggttttatttcatacatttttcgttggtgtcagatgttttggtgacgaacactggtcggtagggccccctTGGATTTTTTGTGCTcggggcccccacagactctagaatcgccactgcgTGCAAGCTAAAGCTACGCAGCTAACgtccaaaacaacaacagggcCCGTTAAATACGCAAAATACGTGGAAATTAGGCCCGTTACATACGCAAAATGCGTGGAAAATATTTCAGCGTTGTTGTGAAGAAACGAGAAAGGTTGGGGATGGGTGTTAAATGTCGTGCCGTGTTGAACATTTTCACCTGTGTCCTGTCGAAATTGCTTTAAGCTCGGTATGTCGATGAGGTAAGGCGACAGGCTGGGGTCTGATTGTCCGAGGCAGATGCTTGTGGAGCCGGGTCCTCCGCCTCCTCTGCGCGGTGAGAGACACCGCTCGATGTGGGCGCTCACCTGGCCGCTGTAAGGCCGCCAGTAGCCCTGGTCGTCCTGCCATTCCCACACCGCTATCATCGGCTGAGACTGTCCCACCACAGATCCAGAAGGCGTAGCTGGCACAGAGGGCCCGTTTCTAGAGCCGTTTACTCTGGCACAGGAACCAGACACAATCGCCATATTCACCAAAGCTAGCTTAAAGCTAAGCTAACGACAAACTCACTCTGGTTAGCCGATTGTGGTTAACAACGAAAGACAAAAAGTCTGCCAGTGAGGCTAGCTTGGTTCGTTAAAAATCTCCATTATGAatgtgttaaagcgcctctgaATAAGTTACGAGGTAAGGGCCTAGATTAACATGTAACTGCATGTTTACAAAGCTGTTGCATTCAATAAAGCCCGGCTGTACGTGAATAACGTTAGCTTTGTAACAGCATTACCAAggttccttcttcttcttcttgtaattcATTGGCGGGTAGCATCCGTAATgttgcattaccgccaccaacggTACAATTATGTAACTGCGGGTGTGGAGCGTCGACGAAGGAGtgacaaagtaaaataaaataaagaaagaaaataaataaatagacaaataaataaacaattcactaaataaaaaataaactaaatcctTTCAAAAATTCCTGTAGtctttaagaaattaaacacaaatctcCAAGCTGAGGGCACAGAAACGAAACATCGCAACTTCTGTCGATTAAAAACTGGCTGTACAATACGGCTCCAGTTTTATTCTGTTGGTCTAAAACCTGCTCTCACAATATAGCTTTTGATTCAAATATTGACACAGAAGGACGCTTACGTTAAGGAATTAAAATTGAAATATGTCTTGACAAAGAGTTATTACATATTTAATGTTCTCATACAAAAACAACCCAAAGTTAAACATTACACATCCATCTTTTAAAGATAAACTGCTCTCTGAATGGAAATATTCTGACCGGCTGTTGCTGGTGTGTTTTTATCTTGTGAAGAAATCCATAAAAAAGGCTTCTGATTatgaaatattaaaaagaaTATATCAAACGAGGACACAAAATCACTAAATGCGACGCCAAATGATAGTGAGAGAAAAACTTCAAATGAGCAGATATGAAAACAACCACACTTGTGCCACAAATGTGTCTAtaaagaaatgtgaaaaaaagctaaattggacaaaaaatatatacaaaaagACTTAGAATGGTGCAAAGTATGTacaactgaacacaaaaaacaacacaaattgTATATGAATGTACTTTTACAGTACTTCTGTGCTTGTTGGGCCATTGTTTTATTATCTTCCAATGCTTAGCGGCCACGTTTCCTAATGTGGAGCACTGAAGATGCATCGAATACTCGTATCCTTTTCAGTGAAATCAGCTGTAATACAATAAAATTCAGCGTGAATCTCTCTTGAAGGGAAGGACCTCAAATTCTTATCTCAATCAATAACACATTCTTTATTTCTCTCTGGTTTCACCACTTGCAAAAGTGGTTGTGTGGTGATTTATTCATGGAGCGGTAGATGGAGGTAAGCAGTCCTTAAAGTGGACCACAAGTTATTTAGTCATCACTGACCATTTTTCCATTCTTAACGCAcaattattttaaacaaaacattGTGCGTAACGATATTTTTCAAGAAATCCAAGCGCATA encodes:
- the dtx2 gene encoding putative E3 ubiquitin-protein ligase DTX2 isoform X2; this encodes MAIVSGSCARVNGSRNGPSVPATPSGSVVGQSQPMIAVWEWQDDQGYWRPYSGQVSAHIERCLSPRRGGGGPGSTSICLGQSDPSLSPYLIDIPSLKQFRQDTGKTRSVRRSLFAQSSGLGSGVYWEWANDEGGWTPYETRTSILLEHSYQARQGTADLGPHGYNYIVDLTSLAQVNKSTGFRRQVRRQCNLPYPLASSGPPAIPSGLACSCQQCLSHSSTGPMPSRSRHSFSSGSLNRPSLQGTGRAAAAHPTSVYSPYPRRPLSVGGMTWGSPWPPPVSASHIPAPHLTSSTSANGLSVPSISVQLNGSTSVSSALAASAQRPEDVIQRYMEVVAAVPDEDCIICMDQLSNPSGYETPPSEEGGQSVLPDAVGKFIKCGHTLHMLCMLAMYNNGTKDGSLQCPSCKTIYGEKTGTQPKGKMEIYSVAQSLPGHPDCGTIQIIYSIPPGIQSPEHPNPGQPYSCRGFPRFCFLPDNDKGRKVLELLKVAWMRRLIFTVGTSSTTGEPDTVVWNGIHHKTEMLSNLSGHGYPDPNYLDNVLSELASQGVTEDCLKPAGGSSS